From the genome of Candidatus Eisenbacteria bacterium, one region includes:
- a CDS encoding tetratricopeptide repeat protein, whose amino-acid sequence MPAPAGGFAVSPRSIRFLLPLAILTLQFAISSVSAPLARASSAPAPDAAAVAASIAQKYDSGVRRALAPAQAAYRQALALESAGNPDEAIRMLEAAVAFDPEYPDAHFTLARVLLFRQPDRAVGAFSEGFRILARSYPWQRHLLANLLTGIVFVWIVSLLLAVVGIVIRHLPHLRHVVQEVLSRRATPVVRNSAMGISFAPVLWGLGAVPTATLYSGLVSFRWTRREGTLVVLFLVSVLALAGGIGHLAPWAGAPTLEEPSLLVDRASSSAYDADLAAALLAWEARESTEALFPFALGSMARRSGDLDLAERQLTLAAVLRPQTPWILNNLGNVYFAREDYGRARQAYEAAAAADPNSVEPHFNLGQVYTKALMFSEASREQSRASALAFDRVSEFSKWSAPQLNRSVMDAAPPSRALWDLARRHARNRAPSALEGNRILRGVAGLTPPAPFALLFLPGLFLVFTLVGQVLGRNLSSLHCSNCQKIICRRCVKRMQQRAFCDECFQSVKDLKSSEFTKLLLTRQGRSASRRRTIGQAITTVVLPGGGQLLRGATLSGFFALMVMSAAAILVVSNGAPVPSLDVLPLSNPGWAKRIPLILLFLLTYAATVARYFATTTTNVPDLARETRPERPQRRRAHEVRR is encoded by the coding sequence GCGCCTCTTCCGCGCCCGCGCCCGACGCCGCGGCCGTGGCCGCATCCATCGCCCAGAAGTACGACTCCGGCGTCCGGCGCGCGCTCGCGCCCGCCCAGGCGGCGTACCGCCAGGCTTTGGCGCTCGAGTCCGCCGGCAATCCGGACGAGGCGATCCGGATGCTGGAAGCGGCCGTCGCCTTCGACCCCGAGTATCCCGACGCGCACTTCACGCTCGCGCGCGTGCTCCTCTTCCGCCAGCCGGATCGCGCCGTCGGAGCCTTCAGCGAGGGGTTCCGGATCCTCGCCCGGAGCTATCCCTGGCAGCGCCACCTCCTCGCGAATCTCCTCACCGGGATCGTGTTCGTCTGGATCGTGAGCCTTCTCCTCGCGGTGGTCGGGATCGTGATCCGCCACCTGCCGCACCTGCGCCATGTCGTCCAGGAGGTCCTGAGCCGCCGCGCGACGCCCGTCGTGAGGAATTCCGCGATGGGCATCTCGTTCGCGCCCGTGCTCTGGGGACTGGGCGCGGTGCCGACCGCGACCCTGTACAGCGGTCTCGTGTCGTTCCGATGGACCCGGAGGGAAGGCACCCTCGTCGTACTCTTCCTGGTCTCCGTTCTGGCTCTTGCCGGGGGCATCGGCCACCTCGCTCCGTGGGCGGGGGCGCCGACGCTGGAGGAGCCGAGCCTGCTCGTCGACCGGGCGTCGAGCTCCGCCTACGACGCCGACCTTGCGGCCGCGCTCCTCGCCTGGGAGGCCCGCGAGAGCACCGAGGCGCTCTTCCCGTTCGCGCTGGGCTCCATGGCTCGGCGAAGCGGGGATCTCGATCTCGCGGAGCGCCAGCTCACGCTGGCCGCGGTGCTCCGCCCGCAGACTCCGTGGATCCTGAACAACCTCGGAAACGTGTACTTCGCGCGAGAGGACTACGGCCGCGCCCGCCAGGCCTACGAGGCGGCCGCGGCGGCGGATCCGAATTCCGTGGAACCCCACTTCAACCTCGGCCAGGTCTACACGAAGGCTCTCATGTTCTCCGAGGCGAGCCGCGAGCAGTCGCGCGCCAGCGCGCTCGCGTTCGACCGGGTGAGCGAGTTCAGCAAGTGGAGCGCGCCGCAGCTCAACCGCTCCGTGATGGACGCGGCGCCGCCCAGCCGCGCGCTCTGGGACCTCGCGCGGCGGCACGCGCGGAACCGGGCTCCCAGCGCGCTCGAGGGCAACAGGATCCTCCGCGGCGTCGCCGGCCTCACGCCTCCGGCTCCCTTCGCGCTCCTGTTCCTGCCGGGCCTCTTCCTCGTGTTCACCCTCGTCGGGCAGGTCCTGGGGCGCAACCTCTCCTCGCTCCACTGCTCCAACTGCCAGAAGATCATCTGCCGCAGGTGCGTGAAGCGGATGCAGCAGCGCGCCTTCTGCGACGAGTGCTTCCAGTCCGTCAAGGACCTCAAGTCCTCCGAGTTCACGAAGCTCCTGCTCACCCGGCAGGGACGGAGCGCCTCGCGCCGGCGCACGATCGGACAGGCGATCACGACGGTCGTGCTCCCCGGCGGCGGACAGCTCCTTCGCGGCGCGACCCTGAGCGGATTCTTCGCGCTGATGGTCATGAGCGCAGCCGCCATCCTGGTCGTGTCGAACGGCGCGCCCGTGCCCTCGCTCGACGTGCTCCCGCTCTCGAATCCGGGGTGGGCCAAGCGCATCCCGCTGATCCTTCTCTTCCTGCTCACGTACGCGGCCACCGTGGCGCGGTACTTCGCGACGACCACGACGAACGTTCCGGACCTGGCGCGCGAGACGCGCCCCGAGCGTCCGCAGCGTCGCCGCGCCCACGAGGTTCGGAGGTAA